The following coding sequences are from one Eucalyptus grandis isolate ANBG69807.140 chromosome 11, ASM1654582v1, whole genome shotgun sequence window:
- the LOC120289703 gene encoding uncharacterized protein LOC120289703, with protein sequence MDINEKDDAGNTALHLAAMHSQPATLIRLVLDERIDPFLLNHQPSTTLDIAIDRVIREYMLRKKIPAGKGRLPDLGKLGTPLELDAIWATLCLSVGINSPRRALTEQLTVMALASTCEKSLAGTEAFSIIDVDKRKPNMDQMKNLIGNRSVVATLVASVTFAVPGGFNSLDTASKGDRGMATMLDDRMLRAFAISNTIAMFCLMTAVITLLWAQQKTSALMIAYRRSMPPLKIALPAMCAAFLTGVTLTVGKLSRLANTILYLGLVFLLIVSVAKLLEDPPLIWSHRRPIRIMVSWLVLAHIYLWGVVTDLLDDSEEDRTAGWTSASELSDDVCKKND encoded by the exons ATGgatataaatgaaaaagatgATGCTGGAAATACAGCTTTGCACTTGGCCGCGATGCATTCACAACCCGCCACTTTGATACGTCTTGTGCTGGATGAAAGAATTGACCCCTTCCTTCTCAACCACCAACCCTCGACTACTCTTGACATTGCCATAGATCGCGTCATAAGGGAGTATATGTTACGGAAG AAAATCCCCGCCGGCAAGGGCCGTCTACCAGATTTGGGCAAGCTCGGGACGCCCCTTGAGCTCGACGCCATCTGGGCCACGCTCTGCTTGTCTGTGGGGATCAACAGCCCACG aCGGGCTTTGACTGAG CAATTGACAGTCATGGCATTGGCATCCACATGTGAGAAAAGTCTAGCTGGAACTGAAGCGTTCTCAATAATCGACGTGGACAAAAGGAAGCCAAACATGGACCAAATGAAGAATCTGATCGGTAACCGCTCGGTGGTGGCAACGCTTGTGGCCAGTGTGACTTTTGCAGTTCCTGGAGGATTTAACAGCTTGGACACAGCCTCCAAAGGTGACCGCGGCATGGCTACAATGCTAGACGATAGAATGCTCCGGGCCTTCGCCATTAGCAACACCATCGCCATGTTCTGCTTGATGACCGCGGTCATCACTCTCCTCTGGGCGCAGCAAAAGACGTCCGCACTAATGATTGCATACCGACGCTCAATGCCGCCACTAAAAATAGCACTCCCGGCGATGTGTGCTGCTTTCTTAACTGGTGTCACCTTAACCGTTGGCAAACTCTCTCGGCTCGCTAATACCATATTGTATTTGGGACTCGTTTTCCTCCTTATCGTCTCAGTTGCTAAATTGTTAGAGGACCCTCCCTTGATTTGGAGCCACCGTCGCCCGATTCGCATTATGGTATCCTGGCTTGTTCTCGCTCACATTTATTTGTGGGGAGTTGTGACGGACCTTTTGGATGACTCGGAAGAAGACAGAACTGCGGGCTGGACCTCCGCTAGTGAGCTGTCGGATGATGTTTGTAAAAAGAACGACTGA